In one Steroidobacteraceae bacterium genomic region, the following are encoded:
- a CDS encoding indolepyruvate ferredoxin oxidoreductase family protein, translating into MSLALPAYCLEDRYTRRDGRVFLTGTQALVRVLLDQARRDREAGLATGGFVSGYRGSPLGALDLELWRVSDELRAQHIEFLPAVNEDLAATAILGTQQVETNPRARVRGAFAMWYGKGPGVDRSGDALKHGNAYGSSPHGGVLVVAGDDHGCVSSSMPHQSDVAFMSWFMPTLNPANVAEYLAFGEYGYALSRFSGMWVGFKAIAETVESGQSVELAADRRFIAPQFQPPPDGLHYRWPDLPGPQIEERLEAKKNAVYAFTEANPIDRSIYDVSNARFGIVTTGKAHLDLMEALRLLGLDGCECRRLGIDIYKVGLVWPLPRRPALDFVRGKEEVLVVEEKRGIIESQLKEYFYDWPGDKPKRMVGKNDESLSRLVPWVGELTPQMLLPIVARRLDRLFPDEGFPARAKRAMPEHAITLQIPGATRTAYFCSGCPHNTSTRVPEGSQALAGIGCHFMASWMDRNTTSLIQMGGEGVNWAASSRFTGRGHVFQNLGEGTWYHSGSMAIRQAIAAGANITYKILFNDAVAMTGGQPVDGPVSVQAIASISRAEGAQRIAVVSDEPGKFTLADFPSGTTLHHRRELDALQRELRECRGVSILIYEQTCATEKRRRRKRALVPDPQRHVVINELVCEGCGDCSVASNCLSVEPIATEFGTKRRVNLSTCNKDYSCLDGFCPSFVTIEGERLARRAIAQDFQSIAATLVQPALADIDEPYNLLVTGVGGTGVITVGALIAMAAHISGNSVSVLDFTGFAQKFGPVLSYIRIASSTDLLNQVRIDPGQANAVIGCDIVVSSSPKASCCYRSGTRIALNLAEMPTGDLVRHRDAMLRVAEREQAIAAAVGQDCLRSIDANQISEKLFGDSVFANVLMLGFAWQQGLVPVPLDAIERAIELNAVAVAANRAAFAAGRLIAANHPSLAPVAELPTTSVPTVAELVDKRAQFLAKYQSGSYALRFRSRIDDLYTRLPGELANDLAAVAARSLFKLMAYKDEYEVARLHLDAGFRGQLGSQFAPGFRIRHHLAPPLFARGKDARGRPLKREFGGWMRMAFRLLAPMKRLRGTVFDPFGHTVERRMERALIDWYEKLLGHCAAEATLATRDGWMRLLALPMEIRGYGQVKAQAAAQVRSQSDQLLATLQS; encoded by the coding sequence ATGTCGCTTGCGCTGCCCGCATACTGTCTCGAGGATCGCTACACGCGCAGGGATGGCCGCGTCTTCCTGACGGGCACCCAGGCGCTGGTGCGGGTGTTGCTCGATCAGGCCCGCCGCGATCGCGAGGCGGGCCTCGCAACAGGCGGTTTCGTTTCCGGGTATCGCGGCTCGCCCCTCGGCGCGCTCGATCTGGAGCTGTGGCGCGTTTCCGATGAACTGCGCGCGCAACACATTGAATTCCTCCCTGCCGTGAACGAGGACCTGGCGGCGACCGCCATCCTCGGCACTCAGCAGGTAGAGACGAATCCTCGCGCCAGGGTACGCGGTGCATTTGCCATGTGGTATGGCAAGGGTCCGGGCGTAGATCGGTCCGGCGATGCGTTGAAGCACGGCAACGCCTATGGCTCGTCGCCCCACGGTGGTGTTCTGGTTGTGGCGGGCGATGACCATGGTTGCGTTTCCTCGTCGATGCCGCATCAATCCGATGTCGCCTTCATGAGCTGGTTCATGCCGACGCTGAATCCCGCCAACGTTGCCGAGTACCTTGCTTTCGGCGAGTACGGATATGCCTTGTCGCGCTTCTCCGGGATGTGGGTCGGTTTCAAGGCGATTGCCGAGACCGTCGAGTCCGGGCAATCGGTCGAGCTCGCAGCGGATCGAAGGTTCATTGCCCCGCAGTTCCAGCCGCCACCGGACGGATTGCATTACCGGTGGCCGGACCTGCCGGGTCCGCAGATCGAGGAACGACTGGAAGCGAAGAAGAACGCTGTTTACGCGTTCACCGAGGCCAATCCGATCGATCGTTCCATCTACGACGTGTCGAACGCCCGCTTCGGTATCGTCACGACCGGCAAGGCGCATCTGGACCTGATGGAAGCGTTGCGACTCCTTGGCCTCGATGGCTGCGAGTGTCGCCGCCTTGGAATCGACATTTACAAGGTGGGATTGGTCTGGCCTCTGCCGCGACGTCCGGCGCTCGACTTCGTTCGCGGCAAGGAGGAGGTGCTGGTCGTCGAGGAGAAGCGCGGCATCATCGAGAGTCAGCTGAAGGAGTATTTCTATGACTGGCCAGGGGACAAGCCGAAGCGCATGGTCGGCAAGAACGATGAGTCCCTGTCGCGGCTCGTGCCCTGGGTCGGTGAACTGACGCCGCAGATGCTCCTGCCTATCGTCGCCCGCAGGCTCGACAGGCTCTTTCCGGATGAAGGGTTCCCTGCGCGCGCCAAACGTGCCATGCCGGAACACGCGATCACCCTGCAGATCCCCGGCGCGACGCGCACGGCATATTTCTGCTCGGGATGTCCACACAATACTTCGACGCGTGTTCCCGAAGGATCGCAGGCGCTCGCGGGCATTGGATGCCATTTCATGGCGAGTTGGATGGATCGCAATACCACTTCGCTGATCCAGATGGGCGGAGAGGGCGTCAACTGGGCAGCCTCGTCGCGATTCACCGGTCGCGGGCACGTATTCCAGAATCTCGGCGAAGGAACCTGGTATCACTCAGGTTCGATGGCAATTCGCCAGGCGATCGCAGCCGGCGCCAACATCACCTACAAGATACTCTTCAACGACGCGGTTGCCATGACCGGAGGGCAACCCGTCGATGGTCCGGTCTCGGTCCAGGCCATTGCGAGCATATCGCGCGCAGAGGGTGCGCAACGCATTGCAGTGGTATCGGATGAGCCAGGCAAGTTTACTCTCGCTGATTTTCCGTCCGGCACCACGCTGCATCATCGACGTGAGCTCGATGCGCTGCAGCGCGAACTGCGCGAGTGCAGGGGCGTCAGCATCCTCATCTACGAGCAGACCTGTGCCACGGAGAAACGGCGCCGCCGCAAACGAGCTCTGGTCCCAGACCCGCAGCGTCATGTCGTCATCAATGAGCTGGTCTGTGAAGGCTGCGGCGACTGCTCGGTGGCGTCGAATTGTCTGAGTGTCGAACCCATTGCGACCGAGTTCGGCACCAAACGACGCGTCAACCTGTCCACCTGCAACAAGGACTACAGTTGCCTGGACGGATTCTGTCCGAGTTTCGTCACCATCGAGGGCGAGCGTCTGGCGCGCCGCGCGATTGCGCAGGACTTTCAATCGATCGCGGCGACGCTGGTGCAACCTGCCCTGGCAGATATCGATGAGCCATACAATCTGCTGGTGACCGGCGTCGGCGGCACGGGTGTTATTACAGTCGGCGCATTGATCGCCATGGCCGCGCATATTTCGGGCAATTCGGTCAGCGTGCTCGATTTCACCGGTTTCGCGCAGAAGTTTGGCCCGGTACTGAGCTATATCCGCATTGCATCAAGCACCGACCTGCTCAATCAGGTGCGCATCGATCCGGGTCAGGCCAATGCCGTCATTGGTTGCGACATCGTCGTATCATCCTCGCCCAAAGCATCCTGCTGCTACCGATCCGGTACCCGAATCGCGTTGAATCTCGCCGAGATGCCCACCGGCGACCTGGTGCGCCACCGCGATGCAATGTTGCGCGTCGCCGAACGCGAACAGGCAATTGCCGCTGCGGTCGGGCAGGACTGCCTCCGATCGATCGATGCGAACCAGATTTCGGAAAAATTGTTCGGCGACAGTGTTTTTGCCAACGTTCTGATGCTCGGTTTCGCCTGGCAACAGGGCCTCGTGCCCGTGCCGCTCGATGCCATCGAGCGCGCGATCGAATTGAACGCGGTAGCGGTGGCAGCCAATCGCGCGGCCTTCGCGGCCGGGCGGCTCATCGCGGCGAATCATCCCTCACTTGCGCCTGTGGCCGAATTGCCAACGACATCGGTCCCGACGGTCGCAGAGCTCGTCGACAAGCGCGCACAATTTCTCGCGAAATACCAGAGCGGGAGCTACGCGCTGCGCTTCCGTTCGCGGATCGATGACCTGTACACGCGCTTACCCGGCGAGCTGGCCAATGACCTGGCCGCAGTGGCTGCCAGGTCCCTGTTCAAGCTGATGGCGTACAAGGACGAATACGAAGTGGCGAGATTGCATCTCGATGCGGGCTTTCGTGGGCAGCTCGGCTCGCAATTTGCCCCCGGGTTCAGGATTCGACATCACCTGGCGCCGCCATTATTCGCTCGTGGCAAGGACGCGCGTGGTCGCCCGCTGAAGCGGGAGTTCGGCGGCTGGATGCGCATGGCATTTCGCCTGCTCGCGCCAATGAAGCGACTTCGCGGCACGGTGTTCGACCCGTTCGGCCATACCGTGGAGCGACGGATGGAGCGTGCGCTGATCGACTGGTACGAAAAGCTGCTGGGCCACTGCGCTGCCGAGGCGACGCTTGCCACTCGCGACGGTTGGATGCG
- a CDS encoding Lrp/AsnC family transcriptional regulator, with product MKPPNAPLVLEAQDKRILEMLQRDGRMSNADLAEATGMSASACWRRVRQLEAVGAIRGYRAEIDPRVCGLGFQAIVHVQLTRHDPDRLAEFISAVQHRPEVLECFATTGDADYHLRVVSADIDAYNRFLDEFLFRVPGVASARTNVILKELKHHSALPL from the coding sequence ATGAAACCACCGAACGCCCCCCTGGTGCTCGAGGCCCAGGACAAACGCATCCTGGAGATGCTGCAAAGAGACGGGCGTATGTCCAACGCCGACCTTGCCGAAGCGACCGGCATGTCGGCCTCCGCCTGTTGGCGCCGCGTGCGCCAACTCGAGGCTGTCGGGGCGATTCGCGGCTATCGCGCCGAGATTGACCCGCGCGTGTGCGGCCTCGGCTTTCAGGCCATCGTGCATGTGCAGCTCACCCGACACGATCCGGACCGGCTGGCCGAATTCATCAGCGCAGTCCAACACCGACCCGAAGTGCTCGAGTGCTTCGCCACTACGGGCGATGCGGACTATCACCTGCGAGTCGTCAGCGCGGACATCGACGCCTACAACCGCTTTCTCGATGAATTTCTGTTCCGTGTTCCCGGTGTCGCCAGTGCGCGCACGAACGTGATCCTCAAGGAACTGAAGCATCACTCGGCACTGCCATTGTGA
- the paaZ gene encoding phenylacetic acid degradation bifunctional protein PaaZ: protein MTTRLASFVTGQWRTGRGEGVALRDATTGDIIALSSSEGLDFAAILAHARGVGGPALRAMTCRERASMLKALGKRLMDFKEEFYEASYATGATRADSWPDIEGGIGTMLVFASKGARELPDSNVFLDGATEILSRGGTFLGQHICVPLEGAAVHINAFNFPVWGMLEKLAPALLAGVPVVVKPATATAFLTERVVRRIIETGLLPEGSLQLVCGSLGNLFDHLTCQDIVSFTGSAATAQKLRTHPVVVANAVRFIAETDSLNSSILGADAREGTAEFDLFVREVVREMTAKAGQKCTAIRKAIVPREQLAAVAGALQAALRKIVVGDPRSKSVRMGPLATLDQRREVLSCVEQLRSEAAVIHGDGQEGELIDADHGRGAFVFPILLQCRDARSARLVHSVEAFGPVATLLPFDSNAEAIEIARLGAGSLAGSVFTGDAEIASELVLGLAPYHGRLLVIDRNCAKESTGHGSPLAHLVHGGPGRAGGGEEMGGIRGVLHYMQRTAVQGGPDTLTAVGGRWVRGSRELDPGRHPFRKPLTELRIGDSFNSRERVVTIDDIEAFAALSGDNFYAHMDEQQAARNPLFGGRVAHGYFLISAAAGLFVDPDYGPVLGNYGLDNLRFVKPAKPGDRIKVRLTCKSKRLRADKGWGEVAWDTEITNQDNETVASYDVLTMVSVREVPDSVVEQGGESRAS from the coding sequence ATGACAACAAGACTTGCAAGTTTCGTTACGGGGCAGTGGCGCACAGGACGCGGCGAAGGTGTGGCGCTGCGAGACGCCACGACCGGCGACATCATCGCGCTGTCCTCGTCGGAAGGCCTCGATTTTGCCGCTATTCTGGCTCATGCCCGCGGCGTGGGCGGGCCCGCGTTGCGCGCGATGACCTGCCGCGAGCGCGCATCGATGTTGAAGGCACTCGGCAAGCGATTGATGGATTTCAAGGAGGAATTCTACGAAGCCTCATATGCCACCGGGGCGACGCGTGCCGATTCCTGGCCGGATATCGAGGGTGGCATCGGCACGATGCTCGTTTTCGCGAGCAAGGGCGCTCGCGAACTACCTGACAGCAACGTCTTCCTCGATGGCGCAACCGAGATCCTCTCGCGCGGCGGAACCTTCCTGGGTCAGCACATCTGCGTGCCGCTGGAGGGTGCCGCTGTCCATATCAATGCCTTCAATTTCCCTGTTTGGGGGATGCTCGAGAAGCTGGCGCCTGCGCTGCTCGCCGGTGTGCCGGTCGTCGTCAAGCCGGCAACGGCAACGGCGTTTCTGACCGAACGTGTCGTGCGCCGCATCATCGAGACGGGACTGCTGCCCGAGGGCTCGCTGCAGCTCGTCTGCGGCAGCCTTGGCAACCTGTTCGATCATCTGACTTGCCAGGACATCGTGTCATTCACCGGTTCGGCCGCGACGGCGCAGAAGTTGCGCACCCATCCGGTCGTGGTGGCGAATGCGGTGCGATTCATCGCCGAAACGGATTCGCTCAACTCCTCGATACTCGGGGCCGACGCGCGCGAAGGCACGGCGGAATTCGACTTGTTCGTGCGTGAAGTCGTCCGCGAGATGACCGCCAAGGCCGGGCAGAAATGCACCGCCATCCGCAAGGCGATCGTGCCGCGCGAACAGCTCGCTGCGGTTGCGGGTGCCCTGCAGGCGGCGCTCCGCAAGATCGTGGTCGGCGATCCACGCAGCAAGAGCGTGCGCATGGGTCCACTCGCGACGCTCGACCAGCGGCGCGAAGTGCTCTCCTGCGTCGAGCAGCTGCGCAGCGAGGCAGCGGTGATTCATGGCGATGGCCAGGAGGGCGAGCTCATCGATGCCGATCACGGTCGCGGCGCATTCGTGTTCCCCATACTCCTTCAGTGCCGGGACGCACGCTCGGCGCGTCTGGTGCACAGCGTTGAGGCCTTCGGGCCGGTTGCGACGCTGTTGCCCTTCGATTCGAACGCGGAGGCGATCGAGATTGCGCGGCTGGGCGCGGGAAGCCTGGCCGGCTCCGTATTCACCGGGGATGCAGAAATCGCCAGTGAGTTGGTGCTTGGGCTCGCGCCTTATCACGGCCGACTTCTGGTCATCGACCGGAACTGCGCCAAGGAGTCGACCGGCCACGGTTCGCCACTTGCGCATCTGGTGCATGGCGGGCCAGGGCGTGCGGGCGGCGGCGAGGAAATGGGCGGCATACGCGGCGTGCTGCACTACATGCAGCGCACCGCGGTACAGGGTGGTCCGGACACGCTGACTGCGGTAGGCGGCCGATGGGTGAGAGGGAGCCGCGAGCTCGATCCGGGCAGGCATCCGTTTCGCAAACCCCTCACGGAGCTACGCATCGGAGACAGTTTCAATTCGCGTGAACGCGTAGTCACGATCGATGACATCGAGGCTTTTGCCGCGCTGTCTGGCGATAATTTCTATGCCCACATGGACGAGCAGCAGGCCGCACGCAATCCGCTATTTGGCGGACGCGTGGCGCATGGTTATTTTCTGATTTCCGCGGCGGCAGGATTGTTTGTCGATCCGGACTACGGTCCGGTGCTCGGCAACTATGGGCTGGACAACCTGCGTTTCGTAAAACCCGCCAAGCCGGGCGATCGCATCAAGGTGCGACTGACCTGCAAATCGAAGCGTCTGCGCGCCGACAAGGGCTGGGGAGAAGTTGCCTGGGACACCGAGATCACCAACCAGGACAACGAAACAGTTGCTTCGTACGATGTCCTGACTATGGTGAGTGTGCGCGAAGTGCCGGATTCCGTGGTCGAGCAGGGCGGTGAGTCACGAGCGTCCTGA
- the pcaF gene encoding 3-oxoadipyl-CoA thiolase, translating into MADAFICDAVRTPIGRHGGALAAVRTDDLAAVPLRALVARNTGVDWQALDDVILGCANQAGEDNRNVARMAALLAGLPQTVAGVTVNRLCGSGLDAVAMAARQIATGDADMVVAGGVESMTRAPYVLSKAENAFGREQQIFDTTIGWRFINQALAKQYGTDSMPETAENVAARAAISRADQDAFALRSQQRALAAQAAGRLAEEIVPVSIAQRKGDPRVVSEDEHPRATTLESLARLGTPFRKDGTVTAGNASGVNDGACALIIASEAAAKRHGLRPRARVRSAAVAGVEPSVMGLGPVPATRKLLARTGIKINQLDVIELNEAFAAQALAVLRELGIADDAEHVNPNGGAIALGHPLGMSGARLVTTATLELEKRNARLALCTMCIGVGQGIAMIIERV; encoded by the coding sequence ATGGCTGATGCATTCATTTGCGACGCGGTGCGTACGCCTATCGGGCGCCACGGTGGCGCGCTGGCAGCCGTGCGAACTGACGATCTTGCGGCGGTCCCGCTGCGTGCGCTGGTGGCCCGCAACACGGGCGTCGATTGGCAGGCGCTCGACGATGTGATACTCGGTTGCGCGAATCAGGCAGGCGAGGATAATCGTAATGTCGCGCGCATGGCGGCGCTGTTGGCGGGATTACCGCAGACCGTGGCGGGTGTCACCGTCAATCGATTATGCGGCTCGGGGCTCGACGCGGTTGCCATGGCGGCGCGGCAGATCGCCACGGGCGATGCCGACATGGTGGTCGCGGGCGGCGTCGAGAGCATGACCAGGGCGCCTTATGTGTTGTCCAAAGCCGAAAACGCTTTTGGTCGCGAGCAGCAGATCTTCGATACCACCATCGGCTGGCGGTTCATCAACCAGGCGCTCGCGAAGCAATATGGCACGGATTCAATGCCGGAGACGGCCGAGAACGTCGCCGCGCGTGCCGCAATATCGCGAGCCGATCAGGACGCGTTCGCCCTGCGCAGCCAGCAGCGTGCGTTGGCAGCGCAGGCGGCCGGGCGCCTGGCCGAGGAGATCGTTCCGGTCAGCATCGCGCAGCGCAAGGGCGATCCTCGGGTTGTAAGCGAGGACGAACATCCGCGTGCCACGACCCTGGAGTCTTTGGCCCGCCTCGGCACGCCGTTTCGCAAGGATGGAACGGTGACGGCGGGCAATGCGTCCGGGGTCAACGATGGCGCCTGCGCGCTGATCATCGCAAGCGAAGCCGCGGCAAAACGCCATGGGCTTCGGCCGCGCGCACGCGTGCGCAGTGCTGCCGTGGCGGGCGTCGAACCCAGCGTCATGGGGCTGGGTCCCGTACCCGCGACCCGCAAGCTCCTGGCCCGAACGGGAATCAAGATCAACCAGCTAGACGTCATCGAACTGAACGAGGCGTTCGCGGCGCAGGCGCTGGCCGTCTTGCGCGAGCTTGGCATTGCCGACGACGCCGAGCATGTCAATCCGAATGGTGGCGCGATCGCGCTTGGCCATCCACTTGGCATGAGCGGCGCGCGTTTGGTCACGACGGCGACGCTGGAGCTCGAGAAGCGTAATGCACGATTGGCGTTGTGCACGATGTGTATTGGTGTCGGTCAGGGAATCGCAATGATTATCGAACGTGTCTGA
- the paaI gene encoding hydroxyphenylacetyl-CoA thioesterase PaaI — protein sequence MTPTQKAADQSLASRVAAAMFERDSASRALQMVIEEVRPGFARVRMLVRADMVNGHRICHGGMVFSLADSAFAFACNSHNRVAVAAACSIDFVSPAREGDVLTAEAVEKTHDGRNGIYDVRVTNGDERTVAMFRGRSRAREEKIIDD from the coding sequence ATGACCCCCACGCAAAAGGCAGCAGATCAGTCTCTCGCATCGCGCGTCGCTGCTGCAATGTTCGAACGCGACAGCGCTTCGCGGGCACTGCAGATGGTCATCGAAGAGGTGCGGCCGGGTTTCGCGCGTGTGCGGATGTTGGTGCGGGCGGACATGGTCAATGGTCACCGCATCTGCCACGGCGGGATGGTGTTCTCGCTGGCCGACAGCGCTTTTGCCTTCGCCTGCAATTCGCACAACCGCGTTGCCGTTGCGGCGGCCTGCAGTATCGATTTTGTTTCACCGGCGCGTGAAGGCGATGTGCTCACCGCCGAGGCCGTCGAGAAAACCCACGACGGTCGCAACGGCATCTACGACGTGCGAGTTACGAATGGCGATGAGCGCACCGTCGCCATGTTCCGCGGCCGTTCCCGTGCGCGCGAAGAGAAAATCATCGACGATTGA
- the paaG gene encoding 2-(1,2-epoxy-1,2-dihydrophenyl)acetyl-CoA isomerase PaaG, which produces MRFENILFEIQGAIARLTFNRPERLNSFTTAMHAEIRSALHSLQESAARVLVITGAGRGFCAGQDLGDRAVAPGGPRVDLGESIERNYNPLVLALRELPMPVIAAVNGVAAGAGANVALACDLVIAARSASFVQAFCRLGLVPDSGGTWILPRLLGNARAMGLALLGEKLTAERAAEWGLIWRCVEDSELSGAVDELAAELAAAPTLGLARTKQAIYQSWNHDFRQQLDRERDWQRELGASEDYAEGVAAFAQKRSPNFRGR; this is translated from the coding sequence ATGCGATTCGAGAACATCCTGTTCGAGATTCAAGGGGCCATTGCGCGCCTGACCTTCAATCGCCCTGAGCGCCTTAACAGCTTCACGACGGCGATGCATGCGGAAATCCGCAGCGCTTTGCATTCCTTGCAGGAATCGGCGGCGCGCGTACTGGTCATCACCGGCGCCGGGAGGGGATTCTGTGCCGGCCAGGATCTGGGTGATCGCGCTGTTGCGCCCGGCGGACCCCGCGTCGATCTCGGCGAGTCGATCGAGCGCAACTACAATCCGCTCGTGCTCGCCCTGCGAGAGTTGCCAATGCCGGTCATCGCAGCGGTCAACGGCGTTGCAGCAGGTGCCGGGGCGAACGTCGCACTCGCCTGCGACCTGGTCATCGCCGCGCGCTCGGCGAGTTTCGTGCAGGCGTTCTGCCGACTCGGGCTCGTGCCCGATTCGGGTGGCACCTGGATCCTGCCCCGGCTGCTTGGCAATGCGCGCGCGATGGGGCTCGCATTGCTGGGTGAGAAGCTCACGGCCGAGCGTGCAGCCGAGTGGGGCCTCATCTGGCGCTGCGTCGAGGACAGCGAATTGTCAGGAGCAGTCGATGAGCTGGCTGCCGAGCTCGCAGCGGCACCCACGCTGGGGCTCGCGCGCACCAAGCAGGCGATCTACCAGTCGTGGAATCATGATTTTCGCCAGCAACTGGATCGCGAGCGCGATTGGCAGCGCGAGCTTGGCGCATCCGAGGACTATGCCGAAGGCGTTGCCGCATTTGCGCAAAAGCGCAGCCCAAATTTTCGCGGCCGCTGA
- a CDS encoding 2Fe-2S iron-sulfur cluster-binding protein, which produces MLQFHPLVLKNRETIAADAVALTFDVPAELRDEYAFRCGQHFAVRATVSGRELRRTYSAAAEEGDGLRIGVRVQGEMSRFLAEELRIGGTLDVMTPGGRFRPREGAEPGRRYVAFAAGSGITPILSIASTCLARNPDCDFTIFYLNRDSARSMFVNELLSLKNRYLQRFSLHFLMTAEPQDADIFNGRLNSEKIKDLADRVVDFSIVDEFFICGPGGMIDTVKAALKAQGVQGQIHVERFTMANGTTGTGQGVAVSPSAAKAAAGAGAEVIVQQDGRRRTFRMLRQDATLLEAAEQAGLELPFSCRDGICSTCRTRVVEGSVRMERNLALEDWEVEAGFVLCCQARPTSPRVVISYDEK; this is translated from the coding sequence ATGCTCCAATTTCATCCGCTGGTTCTGAAAAATCGTGAAACCATCGCAGCCGACGCGGTCGCATTGACTTTCGATGTCCCGGCCGAATTGCGCGACGAGTACGCATTCCGTTGCGGCCAGCACTTCGCGGTGCGGGCAACAGTTTCCGGCCGTGAATTGCGCCGGACCTATTCGGCGGCTGCCGAAGAGGGGGATGGTTTGCGGATCGGAGTGCGCGTACAAGGCGAAATGTCGCGCTTTCTTGCCGAGGAACTGCGCATCGGAGGCACACTCGATGTAATGACTCCCGGCGGAAGGTTTCGTCCGCGTGAAGGTGCCGAACCCGGCAGGCGCTATGTGGCGTTCGCGGCTGGTAGCGGTATTACACCGATACTGTCGATCGCTTCCACGTGCCTGGCGCGCAACCCCGATTGCGATTTCACCATCTTCTATCTGAATCGCGACAGCGCGCGCAGCATGTTCGTCAATGAACTGCTGTCCCTCAAGAATCGCTACCTGCAACGATTCTCGCTTCACTTTCTGATGACTGCCGAGCCGCAGGATGCCGATATCTTCAACGGCCGGCTGAACTCGGAGAAGATCAAGGACCTTGCGGATCGGGTCGTCGATTTCTCCATCGTCGACGAATTCTTCATTTGCGGCCCGGGAGGCATGATCGACACGGTCAAGGCAGCGCTGAAGGCGCAGGGTGTCCAGGGCCAGATCCATGTCGAACGATTCACCATGGCGAATGGCACGACAGGCACGGGACAAGGCGTCGCGGTGAGTCCATCGGCGGCGAAAGCCGCGGCAGGCGCGGGCGCCGAAGTCATCGTGCAACAGGATGGACGCCGGCGCACCTTTCGCATGTTGCGCCAGGACGCGACCCTGCTCGAAGCGGCCGAGCAGGCGGGTCTCGAGCTGCCATTTTCCTGTCGTGACGGCATATGCTCGACCTGTCGCACACGGGTCGTCGAGGGGAGCGTGCGCATGGAGCGCAACCTCGCCCTGGAGGATTGGGAGGTCGAAGCCGGTTTCGTGCTCTGTTGCCAGGCGCGCCCAACGAGTCCACGTGTAGTCATCAGCTATGACGAGAAGTGA
- the paaD gene encoding 1,2-phenylacetyl-CoA epoxidase subunit PaaD, with protein MQAGNRAQSDERLERAWCVVATVPDPEIPVLTVVDLGIIRSIEPQGDHGLRVAVSPTYSGCPATAVIHASIEEALQEAGYSPVQVRSVLSPPWSSDWISEAGRDKLRAYGIAPPQRPVGSTRALLHPQAAIACPRCESVHTSRISEFGSTPCKALYRCEDCREPFEYFKCF; from the coding sequence GTGCAAGCTGGTAACCGGGCCCAATCGGATGAGCGACTCGAGCGCGCCTGGTGCGTCGTCGCCACCGTGCCCGATCCGGAAATCCCTGTGCTCACCGTCGTCGATCTTGGCATCATCCGCTCGATTGAGCCGCAGGGCGATCACGGTCTGCGGGTCGCCGTCAGTCCGACCTATTCGGGTTGTCCGGCGACAGCCGTGATTCATGCGAGTATCGAGGAAGCCCTGCAGGAGGCAGGATATTCGCCGGTGCAGGTACGCAGCGTTTTGTCACCGCCCTGGAGCAGCGATTGGATCAGCGAGGCAGGGCGCGACAAGCTACGAGCCTATGGAATCGCGCCGCCGCAGCGGCCGGTTGGCAGTACGCGGGCATTGTTGCACCCGCAGGCGGCAATCGCCTGTCCGCGTTGCGAATCGGTACACACCAGCCGCATCAGCGAATTCGGCTCGACCCCGTGCAAAGCGCTGTACCGCTGTGAAGATTGCCGTGAACCCTTCGAATATTTCAAATGCTTCTAA
- the paaC gene encoding 1,2-phenylacetyl-CoA epoxidase subunit PaaC gives MKPLANQDHFRYVLRLGDTSLVLGQRLGEWVGHAPAIEEDLGLANLSLDLLGQARLFLAYAGELEGAGRGEDELAFLRAEHEYSNVILAEQPNDDFGVTIVRQFLLDAWQCELYQALCQSSDTRLAEIAAKSLKESRYHLRYSGGWLVRLGDGTDESHDRVQRALNFLWRHVGELFVADELDEAVLAAGIGPDPRTLRAAWQRCVDDVLSQATLAQPPDTRPALMGKRGEHGEHLGHLLAQMQFMQRSYPGASW, from the coding sequence TTGAAACCATTGGCAAATCAGGATCACTTCCGCTATGTGCTGCGCCTGGGCGACACCAGCCTGGTGCTTGGCCAGCGGCTTGGCGAATGGGTCGGGCACGCGCCGGCCATCGAGGAAGATCTTGGCCTCGCGAATCTGTCGCTCGATCTGCTTGGGCAGGCCCGACTGTTTCTGGCCTATGCCGGTGAACTCGAAGGCGCCGGGCGCGGGGAAGACGAACTCGCGTTTCTGCGCGCCGAGCACGAGTACAGCAATGTAATTCTTGCCGAGCAGCCCAACGATGATTTCGGCGTCACAATCGTGCGCCAATTCCTGCTCGATGCCTGGCAGTGCGAGCTGTATCAGGCCCTCTGCCAATCGAGCGACACGCGTCTTGCGGAGATAGCGGCAAAATCACTCAAGGAGTCGCGCTACCACCTTCGCTACAGCGGTGGCTGGCTGGTTCGTCTCGGTGACGGAACCGACGAGAGTCACGACCGGGTCCAGAGGGCACTGAACTTCCTGTGGCGCCACGTCGGCGAGTTGTTCGTTGCCGATGAGCTCGACGAGGCCGTTCTTGCCGCCGGCATCGGTCCCGATCCACGCACGCTGCGGGCGGCGTGGCAGCGATGCGTGGATGATGTACTTTCTCAAGCGACGCTCGCCCAGCCGCCCGATACCCGACCCGCCCTGATGGGCAAGCGCGGCGAACATGGCGAGCACCTGGGACATCTGCTTGCGCAAATGCAGTTCATGCAGCGAAGTTATCCTGGTGCAAGCTGGTAA